From one Rhodovulum sp. ES.010 genomic stretch:
- a CDS encoding BolA family transcriptional regulator — protein MSVQEEIRTRLEDSFAPDRLDVVDDSERHRGHAGWREGGETHFRVTVSADAFRDMSRIERHRAVHRALGPDLVGRIHALSLKFV, from the coding sequence ATGAGCGTTCAAGAGGAAATCCGCACGCGGCTGGAGGACAGCTTCGCCCCGGACCGGCTCGACGTCGTCGACGACAGCGAACGCCACCGGGGCCATGCGGGCTGGCGCGAGGGGGGCGAGACGCATTTCCGCGTGACCGTCTCGGCCGACGCCTTCCGCGACATGAGCCGGATCGAGCGGCACCGCGCCGTCCACCGCGCGCTGGGCCCCGACCTCGTCGGCCGCATCCACGCGCTCAGCCTGAAATTCGTCTGA
- a CDS encoding J domain-containing protein — MTKNDPFGFDISVSADKKRRTRGRRGMSGAFETSLRVCEHPGCNEAGQYRAPRSPDHLDEYLWFCKDHVREYNLKWNFFSGATEEELEAQFDKDRVWGRETKPFATRDEQRAWARLGVDDPHQVLGENATRNPGKTGTTTRRLPPTERKALEILGCEDSWSKAEIRKQYKSLVKDLHPDMNGGNRADEDRLQEVVWAWDQLKDSRSFR; from the coding sequence ATGACGAAAAACGATCCGTTCGGGTTCGACATTTCCGTCTCCGCGGACAAGAAGCGGCGTACGCGGGGCCGACGCGGCATGTCGGGGGCGTTCGAGACCTCCCTGCGGGTGTGCGAGCATCCGGGCTGCAACGAGGCGGGGCAGTATCGCGCGCCCCGCTCGCCCGACCATCTGGACGAGTATCTGTGGTTCTGCAAGGATCATGTGCGCGAATACAACCTCAAGTGGAACTTCTTCTCGGGCGCGACCGAGGAGGAACTGGAGGCGCAGTTCGACAAGGACCGCGTCTGGGGCCGCGAGACCAAGCCGTTCGCCACCCGCGACGAGCAGCGGGCCTGGGCGCGGCTGGGGGTGGACGACCCCCACCAGGTGCTGGGCGAGAACGCGACGCGCAACCCCGGAAAGACCGGCACCACCACCCGCCGCCTGCCGCCGACCGAGCGCAAGGCGCTGGAGATCCTCGGCTGCGAGGACAGCTGGTCGAAGGCGGAAATCCGCAAGCAATACAAGTCCCTGGTGAAGGACCTTCACCCGGACATGAACGGCGGCAACCGCGCCGACGAGGACCGGTTGCAGGAGGTCGTCTGGGCCTGGGACCAGCTCAAGGACAGCCGCAGCTTCCGCTAG
- a CDS encoding DUF1523 family protein: protein MSQQDERHTDEAGMGPKTKLKIILGLIALVVVAFLWVRWGPDSWEVQITGTTGDGRDVQYRIETVYAGTSDTLIFKNADAGFLPPYFKFDSANLQSVASRVTRECPEQAVTVNGYGLRIPFLDMFPNATSIDAPERCLRAPSDQGEGGVTEGN from the coding sequence ATGAGTCAGCAAGACGAACGTCACACGGACGAGGCGGGCATGGGCCCGAAAACCAAGCTGAAGATCATCCTGGGCCTGATCGCCCTGGTGGTCGTGGCCTTCCTGTGGGTGCGCTGGGGCCCCGATTCCTGGGAGGTCCAGATCACCGGCACCACCGGCGACGGGCGCGACGTGCAGTATCGCATCGAGACGGTCTATGCGGGCACGTCCGACACGTTGATCTTCAAGAACGCCGATGCGGGGTTCCTGCCGCCCTATTTCAAGTTCGACTCGGCGAACCTGCAATCCGTCGCAAGCCGCGTCACCCGGGAATGCCCCGAACAGGCCGTTACCGTGAACGGCTACGGGTTGCGGATTCCGTTCCTCGACATGTTCCCCAACGCCACCTCCATCGACGCGCCCGAGCGGTGCCTGAGGGCGCCGTCGGACCAGGGCGAGGGCGGCGTGACCGAGGGCAACTGA
- the msrB gene encoding peptide-methionine (R)-S-oxide reductase MsrB, which produces MIRRQFLSGAAALALAAPAVRAAESFEITRTEAEWKAMLTDLEYEVMRKEGTERAFTSPLNDEKRAGTFLCKGCALPLYSSETKFDSGTGWPSFYRALSEAVATKPDRKLIWVRTEVHCRRCGSHLGHIFDDGPPPTGKRHCINGVSLTFRPAQGA; this is translated from the coding sequence ATGATCCGACGTCAGTTTCTGTCCGGGGCCGCCGCGCTCGCGCTTGCCGCCCCCGCCGTCCGCGCCGCCGAAAGCTTCGAGATCACCCGCACCGAGGCGGAGTGGAAGGCGATGCTGACCGACCTCGAATACGAGGTGATGCGCAAGGAGGGCACCGAACGCGCCTTCACCAGCCCCCTGAACGACGAGAAGCGCGCGGGCACCTTCCTGTGCAAGGGCTGCGCGTTGCCGCTCTACTCCTCCGAGACCAAGTTCGACAGCGGCACCGGCTGGCCCAGCTTCTACCGGGCGCTGTCCGAGGCGGTGGCCACGAAACCCGACCGCAAGCTGATCTGGGTGCGGACCGAGGTGCATTGCCGGCGCTGCGGCAGCCATCTGGGCCACATCTTCGACGACGGCCCGCCGCCCACCGGCAAGCGGCACTGCATCAACGGCGTCAGCCTGACCTTCCGGCCGGCCCAGGGCGCCTGA
- the cobS gene encoding cobaltochelatase subunit CobS codes for MSSVVKPTEDISVREVFGIDTDMTVRGFEEKTDRVPDLDTTYKFDPDTTLAILAGFAHNRRVMIQGYHGTGKSTHIEQVAARLNWPCVRVNLDSHISRIDLIGKDAIKLKDGKQVTEFQEGILPWALRHACAIVFDEYDAGRADVMFVIQRVLEVDGKLTLLDQNEVITPHPYFRLFATANTVGLGDTTGLYHGTQQINQGQMDRWSMVATLNYLSHDAETAIVLAKCPHYNTEKGRKTVGHMVTVADLTRTAFMNGDLSTVMSPRTVIAWAQNAEIFRDVGYAFRVTFLNKCDELERSTVAEFYQRLFDEELPESAASLSLA; via the coding sequence ATGAGCAGCGTAGTGAAACCCACCGAGGACATCTCGGTGCGCGAGGTCTTCGGGATCGACACCGACATGACGGTGCGGGGATTCGAGGAAAAGACCGACCGGGTGCCCGACCTCGACACCACCTACAAGTTCGACCCGGACACCACGCTCGCGATCCTGGCGGGCTTCGCGCATAACCGCCGGGTGATGATCCAGGGCTATCACGGCACCGGCAAGTCCACCCATATCGAACAGGTGGCCGCCCGGCTGAACTGGCCCTGCGTGCGGGTGAACCTGGACAGCCACATCAGCCGGATCGACCTGATCGGCAAGGACGCGATCAAGCTGAAGGACGGCAAGCAGGTCACCGAGTTCCAGGAAGGCATCCTGCCCTGGGCGCTGCGCCATGCCTGCGCCATCGTGTTCGACGAATACGACGCCGGCCGCGCCGACGTGATGTTCGTGATCCAGCGGGTGCTGGAGGTGGACGGCAAGCTGACGCTGCTGGACCAGAACGAGGTGATCACGCCGCACCCCTATTTCCGGCTGTTCGCCACGGCGAACACGGTGGGCCTGGGCGACACCACGGGGCTGTATCACGGCACCCAGCAGATCAACCAGGGCCAGATGGACCGCTGGTCGATGGTGGCGACGCTGAATTACCTGTCGCATGATGCGGAAACCGCGATCGTGCTGGCCAAGTGCCCGCATTACAACACCGAGAAGGGCCGCAAGACGGTGGGCCACATGGTCACCGTCGCCGACCTGACGCGCACCGCCTTCATGAACGGCGATCTGTCCACGGTGATGAGCCCGCGGACGGTGATCGCCTGGGCGCAGAACGCCGAGATCTTCCGCGACGTGGGCTATGCGTTCCGGGTGACCTTCCTCAACAAGTGCGACGAGCTGGAACGGTCCACCGTGGCCGAGTTCTACCAGCGGCTGTTCGACGAGGAACTGCCCGAAAGCGCGGCGAGCCTGAGCCTGGCGTGA